The genomic region GAGAAGTCCGCACGGGTTGGCTATACCAAGCTTATTGTCGCGGTGATCGGTTACTTTATTGAACACAAAGGGCGGAATATCGCGCTTTGGCAGCCCGATGATGGGGCGCGCGATTCGTTTAGTAAAAAACACATCGATTCGATGATTCGAGATGTAAAACCGGTTCGAGCGATATTTCCTTGGTTCAACGCTAAGCACAAAAACAACACAATCGCGTCCAAAGTATTTGAGACGCAAAACCAGATTTATTTGCTTGGTGGTAAAGCCGCCAAGAACTTCCGCGAAATCTCAGTCGATGTCGGCATCTATGACGAGTTGTCCAAATTCGACAATGACGTGGAGAAAGAGGGCTCGCCCTTATCACTGGGTGATAAGCGTTTAGAGGGCTCTGTATTTCGTAAATCGATCCGCGGTAGCACACCATCCGAGCATATTAGTGATGAATGGCCATGTTTAATTCATGAAGCAGCCAGCAAAGCTGATCACTACATGCGCCGCTACATTCCTTGTCCGCACTGCGATACGCACCAAGTTCTGATCTGGGGGAAGGGTGGAAGCGAGGGTTTGCGTTTCGACGCAGAAGGGTCGGTTGAAGAGCGCGCAAAATCGGTTCACTACGTTTGTCATTCATGCCAGGAGCGTTTTTATTACAAAGACTATTTAGCAGCAGACGAGAAAGGCTTCTGGGCTAGTGAAGACGGCCTTAAAACCTTTGATGGTTATGTGTTCTTTGATGAGCATGGTGAAATAGTACAGGCGCCTCGCTCTATATCATTTCATTGCTGGTCAGCGTATTCCCATGACTCTCCATGGTCTCAGATCGTACGCGATTGGATTCGTTACCACGGCACCCGCGAGGGGTTAAAAACCTTTATCAATACCACGCTTGGAGAAGTGTGGGTGGACGAAGAAGACGGGCTAAATTACGAAGACTTATTCCGCCGTCGTGAACACTACGCCGCCGAGGTGCCATTCAACGAATGCATCATTACTCAAGCAGTCGATACGCAAGACGACCGCTTTGAGATTGAGACAGTGGCATGGATTGAGGGTGAAGAGCGCTACTCGGTCAGCTACGAAAAACTCTATGGTGATCTGACACAGCCGCACATTTGGAATCAATTATATAAGCGTTTGACGCGTACATTCACCACGCCAAACGGCTCACTTATTGACCCCTCGATTCGCATGATTGACTCGGGTGGTCACTATACCGACCAAGTGTATCAGTTCTGTAAAGAGTCGGGTTCTCGCGAGTTTGTGGCGATCAAGGGTGCCAGTCAAAGCGGTAAGCCGATCGTTACATGGCCTAAAAATCGAAACGATCACGGCGTGTATCTCGCCATGATCGGCACGGATACCGCGAAAGAAACACTGCATTCTCGTTTGGTTCAGACTGTTGAAGCGGAAACAGCTCACGCAGCTGGCATGTTCCACTGGCCTGTCTCTGATGAATACCCGAAACAATATTTCGAGCAGCTACTCAACGAGCGCCGCAAGCTGAAATATATCAAAGGTCGTCCGGAGATTGTTTGGGACGCAGGCGGTCGACGCAACGAGCCATGGGATTTGGCGGTATACAACCTTGCTGCCATTCGATTACTACAGCAACGCCGTGGCGTTGACTTGTCACAGTACAAAAATAATCAGCGCATCGTCGAAGAGGACGATGTTGAAGATGACGAAAGCAACACGCCCACTATCGCCGATATCATGCGGCGTCGGAAGTAATTTATGACTCCACAGCAAAAGCTTGAAGAAGCCGAGACCGCTCTACACGAGCTATCCCTTGGTAAGCGCGTGGCCAAGATCAGTCGCGGCGGAAAAAACCTTGAGTTTACTGCCGCTAATATGAGTGATCTACGCCGTTACATAAACGAATTGAAACAGCAAATAAGCGGCACTCAACGCCGCCCAATGAGAGTATCGCAATGACCCGGCCAGCTATTCAGTTCTACGACCACAACAACCGCCCGATCGCAAGTGCCGGTGGCTATGACGGCGCAGGCGATGGAATGGCAGGGCAGACGCGAGGCTGGTCGCCCAGCGCCCGAACCGCCGATGCCGCACTTTTGCCAGACCTTGAGCTGGGTAATGCCCGTGCTGAAGACGTGGTGCGTAACAATGCTTACGGCGCTAACGCCGTGCAATTGCACATCGACAACATTGTCGGTGACTTGTTTCGATTAAGTTACAAACCTAACTGGAAGCGCCTCGGCATTCCGGAAGAAGAAGCCCGCGCTTTTGCTCGCGAAGTAGAGATGCTTTGGAATGAAATCGCAGAAGATCCGGGCTGTTATCTCGATGCCGAGCGCAAACGCACATTTACGATGATGATTCGTGAGGGGGTTGGAACACATACGCGCGTGGGTGAAATCATGCGTGTACCAATTTGGACGGATAGCTTTGACTCTCCTATTCGAACCGCGATCAAAACGATCAATCCGCAGCGCGTCAGCAACCCTGACGGCACCATGGATACGCCTCGTATAAAAGGTGGAGTTGAACAGAATAGGCACGGAGCAGCCTTGGCCTATCATCTGCGTAACGCAAGCGAGTACGGGTTAGGCAGCGGCCTTGGTTACAAGTGGGAGCGTATACCGCGCTTTACCCGGTGGGGCCGCCCCAAGTTCATTCATATTTTCGAACCGTTTGGCGAGGGCCAGACGCGTGGAGCGAATCAGTTTTTAAATGTTCTTGAGCAGATGCAAATGATGCCCAAGATGCAAAAAACAAAGCTTCAAAATGCCATTGTGAGCGCTATGTACGCCGCAACCGTTGAAAGCGATTTGGACTCTAAAGAGGTGTTCGAAATGCTGGGTGCAGGCAAAGCCAGCACCACAATGACAAACTATCTATCTAAACAAACGCAGTATTATGACGAGGTGAATTTAAAGCTGGGCGGCGTCAATGTCCCCCATTTGTTGCCCAATACTCACCTCAATATGCAAACCTCCGGCAATGTCGACAATGGTTATGTTGAGCTTGAATCGAGTTTGCTGCGTACGTTAGCAGCGGGTACCAACTCGTCTTACGAAGAGTTATCCCGCGACTTCAGACAGAGCTCTTACAGTTCAAACCGCGCATCTATGCTCGTGAGCTGGCGTTATTACAAAGGTCGCCGCAAGATCATCGCGGCCCGTGATGCCACCATGATTTTTCGTTTGTGGTTTGAAGAAATGGTGCTTAGCGGTCAGCTTCGCTTGCCGCGTGCAAAGATGGATTTATACGACGCTCTGGCCGCTTGGACAAATTGCACATGGATCGGCACGGGTCGCATGGCCATTGACGGTGTGAAGGAAGTCAAAGAGGCCATTTTGCGTATTGAAGCAGGGCTTTCCTCTTACGAAAAAGAGCTCGCGAACATGGGTGAGGACTACCAAGAAGTCTTTGCTCAGCAAGTACGTGAAACCGAAGAGCGCCGCAAAGCCGGCTTAACGCCGCCGATCTGGGCGCAAGTCGAAGCCTTCGCTCCACAAGAACAACCCCAAGAGGCCTAACCATGTCAGCCAATTTAAAACACATTGCGAGCCGTGCGCTAGATAAACCGCTGTTACTTGATCCGGGATACGCACGCACGTTCTTTTCAGCGTTATCAAACCGCTTAGGTATCACTCAAATGGTGGACGCTAACGGCGAGGTAATGACGGGCGAGAAGATGCACCTTGAAGCGTCCAGCTTCATGAACTCTCGTGATCGTCAGCGACCCTATCAAGTGATCGACGGTGTCGCACTGGTGCCTGTATCTGGCACGTTAGTCCATAAGTTCGGCCATGTTCAACCTTATTCCGGAATGACAGGTTACGACGGCATTATTACTCGCGTTCAAGCGGCTATTTCTGACCCAGAAGTAAAGGGTATTTTGCTCGATATGGACACACCAGGGGGAGAGGTCTCTGGCTGCTTTGACGCGGCGCAAACAATCCGATCGTTAGCAAAAGAAGGCGGGAAGCCACTTTGGGCGGTTGCCGATGATATGGCGTGTAGTGCAGGCATGGCGATTGCCAGTGCCGCAGACCACCGCCTAATCACACAAAGTGCTGTGATGGGTTCCGTTGGCGTGGTCATGGCTCACCAGTCTTACGCGAGCAAGCTAAAAGAGGACGGTATCAAAGTGACGCTGATCCACTCCGGAGCGCATAAAGTCGATGGTAATCCGTACGAAGATTTAAGCGTTGAAGCTTTGGAAGCTTTTCAAACCAAGTCAGACACGCTCCGTCAAGAGTTCGCCACTTTAGTTTCCGATCATATCGGTCTATCGGTCGATTCGGTGCTGGCGACTGAAGCCAAAACCTATCGCGGTCAAGAAGCCATTGATATTGGTTTCGCTGATCAACTTGTTAACGGCAATGAAGCAATCGCCATCTTTGCCGACTACCTCAACCAACCTAAATCAACTACTTCAGGAGTGACCATGGCCACGACAGAAACAAATCAGTCAGCGGCAACCACGCCAACGACACCTGCAGCACAGTCAACAACATTGGCCGCGCCGCAGATGAACGAACGTGATCGCATCAAAGGTATCATGAAGTGCGAAGCGGCCACAGGCCGTGAAACACTTGCCGAGCATTTCGCGTACAACACGAACATGAGTGTAGAAGATGCACAAGCGGCTCTTGCCGCAGCACCGACAGCACAAGCGCCTGATCTAACCAGTGCGCAAGCCCACGCCGACAAACTCGACGAGTTAATGTCTGCAGAAGGTAACCCAACGATCACTGATGATGTGGAAGAGTCTGCATCGTCAGATGATGGGGTAAGTCAATTGACAGCAGCTTACGCCTACACCACTGCGACCTAATCGGTCATTTACTAACTCTATTTAGGAGAGACAAACGTGACTGAAGTTTATCAGAAGCAAAATATCCCAACGACCGCAGGCAGCGAGCCGACCACGTTTGCAAATGGTCAGGTAACTAGCGGGGTGACATGTCCGAAACTTACCCCACTTGCATTACGCACCGCAGATTCTCAAATCGTGGTTTGGGAGCCAGCTGGCTCGGGTGGTGCTGAAAAAGCGCTATTCTTATCTGCCATGGCAATGGATACCACCGCTGGTGCAGCTCAAAAAGAAGTAATCAAAGGCGGTTACTTCAATGAAGCCGCGATCAATTGGCCGGACGGCATGACCGCAGTTCAGAAAGCCGCCGCATTCGCTGGTACGCCTATTAGCCACTCAGTCGTGCGCTAACACTCACCCAATCCGTTCAAATTATGAATCAATTTTTATGCCGTTAACTCGGTAGGGGAAAGCTATGTATACATCTCGTGAGCTGATTGCGGCGAAGAAAGTCTTCCAGCCGCACACCACATTTTTCCGTCGCGTGCTCTTTTCTCGTGAGCGTTACAGCGATAAATCTCAAGTAGCTATTGATAAAATGACATCAAATAAGCGTAAAGCGGTTTTTGTGTCACCTAAAGTGGCGGGCAAAGTTCGTCGCCAAGATGGCTTTGAGACGCGCCTTGTGACGCCTCCCTACATTAAGGAAAAAACCGAAATCGACCCAGAAGAGTATGCAGAGCGTATTTTTGGTGAAGATTTGGGGACGCCGCTAACGCCAGCGCAGCGTTACAACGCAACAGTGATGATTATCAACGAAGATCAGCACAAGGCAATTGATCGCGCCGAAGAGAAAATGTGTGCTGACTTGATTGTGATGGGTAAGTGTGAAGTTGCAGAAAGTGAGTTGCACGGTGCTTTCGAGCTTGATTATGGTCGTGATGAGGCGAATACAATCAAGCTAATCGGTGCGGCTCGCTGGCCTCAGCTACCAGCAGATTACAACATCATGTCAGAACTGGAAGAGTACATTGATCTGTCTAGCGGTCTGCCTGATGCGTTCTTTATGGGCAAGACGGCATTCGCAAATCTTCGCCGCTTTGATCAAGTCAAAGAGCTGATGGATAAAACCAAGTCCAATGGTGAGGCGTCCATTACTTTCTCCCCTCAGCAAAAGAAAGAAGAAGGTGTGCAATTCAAGGGCTTCTTGGGTGAATACGAAATCTACGTCTACAACGGCAAGTATGACGACGAAGATGGTAACGAGCAGCTTTACTTCCCAGCTGAAGGCTTGGCGATCGGCCCTTACAACTACGATGGCTTGTTCGCATACGGTGCGATCAAAGATATCAAAGCGATGAAAAATGGCATGGTGAAGTCCAAGCGTTACCCGAAAATCATCGAAGAAGATGATCCGTCAATGGAATACATGACTCAGCAGTCATCTCCACTGCCGATCATGCCTGATGCCAATGAATGGGTGTACATCGAAGTCGACGGTCCAGTGTAACCGCTAGCCAAACCATCACAAAAGAGGGCGCATTGAGCGCCTTTTTTGTTTCTGAATTCTACCATTTTAGGAGCCGAAACCATGGCCACTGTACAAGAGAAAAAAGCCGCTGAAGAGCAAGCAAAAGCCGATGCGGCTAAGCAAAACGAGCAAAACAAGGGGCAGACGCAAGAAAAAGCGCCTGTGGTCAAAAATCTGATCGTTACCAAGACGTTTCGAACACAAGACAGCGATGGTAACCGCGTCGAGTTTATCGCGTCACCAAAGCTTCAAAACGTAGACGAACATGCTGAACTGGCATTAAAAGCAGGCGTTGCGCGTCTACCAACGAAAGACGATGAGTGATCCATTCGCAATGCTCGATGACGCGGTTGTCGAGCATTTTGGTATGGCTGGGACCGCTACGGATTTAGAGGGCAATGTCACACCGATCAAAGTCGATGTTAACGACTCTTTTCTGGATCTTATGTCCGGTGATGTGACGATCAATGCCAGCGAGCCAAAATTAGGCGGTAAAGGCATTGATTGGATCACGCAAGATCACGAGCTAGAGATTAAAGGCGCGCGTTACCGTGTTAACCGTGATCCCGAAACAGATATTCACGGCTGGTCTGAAATCCAAGTGAGTCGCATTTATGATCAAAATTGATATCGATACAAAGCAAATTTTGCCAGCGCTTGGGGCTGTTGAGTTGACTCAGAAAGAGATCAACGCAGCAGCTCATCGCGCGTACCAACGCACAGCGAAAGCAGTACAAAGGCACGTGCTCAAAGTGCTGTCTAAAGAGCTGGAAACCAAGAATAGTAAGGCCATGCGCCGTCGCATCGTTTTAAAACGCCGCGGCGGTAAGTTCTCGCTGTTTGTTGGCTTGAATGATTTGCCTGTCAGTGCTCTAAAGGGGCGAATGAAGCAAGTCAGCAACGGCGTGGTGTTTCGTAGTCAGCGCTTTGAAAAAGCGTTTATTGCCAAAATGCCGAATGGTAAAAAGTCGGCTTGGCTTCGACGCACGAAAGATCGTATGTCGCTTTCGGAAGTAAAAGCGCCAATCCAAGACGATGCAGAAAAAGCAATTCGTCGCCAGCTTTATGACGATATTGTCGAGCTTTTTAGACATCATTTTGAAACAGATATAAAAGGCCGATTGGCCAAAAAGGCAGCGAAGCTATGAAGACCACGACAATCGACGGCCTTTATGATGCTGTCATAGACCGAGTTAAGACGCTGGGTGTGTTTCGCAACGTGCATGACGAGCTAAACACAAGCAAGCCAAGCGGCAAAGAATGCGTGGTCGAGTTGGAAAGCGTCGATTTTAGCGATGGTGGCCAGCTATATCACGGCATTGATGAAGTATCCGTGTCGTTTTCGATCCTCGTGTTTTATCCCTTCGTCCGAGGCCGCAAGCCTGTCCGCGAAGTGCGCGAACTGGCGGTGCATGTGGCGCGTTTATTCAGTGCAGCCAAAATCGAAGGCGGCGACGCCTCGCCAGTGCAAGTTATGGAAGATGCCAGCTTTGATGAGCTATCAAGCCATGTCGTTTGGGAAGTACAAATCCAGATCGACAACATAAAGTTGGGCGAGTTGCCCGACGAGCCAGAAATACCAAAAGGCGACGCGCTTGCGGCGTGGGTCCCGCATGTTGGCCCCGATCATATCGACTCTTACGAATCTGTTGAGAGCGGTACGCAGATATGAACACTCGCGAGATAGAACAAGCGATCGCGGCTGTGATCATCATCGCCAACATTGACGAGCTGGATTACGAAACCCGCAAATTACGCTGTATCCATGGTGACATGTTGACCGCTTGGCTTCCTTGGCCAGCGGAAGTGGGCGGCAATTTTATTCGCTGGCGGCCATTGCGCGTTGGTCAGCAAGTTGTGCTCGCGTCACACGCGGGGGATCTGACTCAAGCGGCCATCATTGGCATGCTCTACAGCAACGAAATCACGCCAGAAGAAACCAGCGAACATATCGACGTGACCGAGTTTAACGACGGCTCAAAGCTTCGCTACGACAGTGAAAATCAAACATACGAGATCATCGTTGCAGAGCAAAATGTCACGGTAAGCAAAGATGAAATCAAAGCCAGTTTTGGCGGTAGCGCATCTGTTGAGATGAATGCGTCACAGTTAAAGCTTACCCATGGATCAAGCAGCATTACGCTCGATTCAACGGGTGTCAAAATTAACGGTTCACGTATCGATTTCAACTGATTATGGCCTTTACCTTTTCGTACAGCTCAAGCCCTGCGTGGTACTTCGGTGAGGATATGCCTACTGGCATATTGTTTGACTACGATGAACTCACGGAAAACATCAGCGCAAATGTGACGCTGCTTTCTGATGGCGATGGAACAGATTTTGTTGTCAGCTGCAGCTACTCGATCAGCCCAGCCTACCCACTCGATGTATTTAACATAACCGCCAGCGCGACAGGTGTTCAAATAACGGCTCCGTCACTAGCAGGCTTCTTTCCCATTGAGTTTGTTCACTATCTGCAAGATGGCGAGTCTGTATTCGCTAAATTCTGGCATGAGGTGCCGATGGGTGTCGAAATCGTCGAGTTTCGTCCCAGTACGCTACGCACATTTACCTACACATTAACGGTCACTGCGACCACGTCGTCGGGCGCAGTGTATTCAACACAACTGGCTATGACAGTCCAACATGATTGGACACCTGGCAAACTAAAACTACTGGAGTATGTCGATGCTTTCCGTCGCGCAAATGGGTAAAACGTCAACGGGTCACGGTGGTTATGCACCAGTGCCTAGTGTTAGCGGTGCCAGCACAGTCTTTGTAAATGGTATCCCCGCATTACGTCAAACAGATACGTACGCGCCGCATTGTGTCGGCCCTGCGTGTCACGTTGGCTCTGTGTTGACTGGATCATCAAGCGTGTATTGCGAAGGGCTACAGCTCGCGCGTATTGGCGACCCGATTGATTGTGGCGACGTTGTGTCCGCAGGCTCTGCCAACGTATTCGCCGGAGGCTAACATGGGCATGAGCGAACAAACGGGCAAAGAGCTTGATGGTGTCGCACATTTACGCCAGAGCATTCGGCGTGTACTAACCACGCCAATTGGTTCGCGCGTGATGAACCGTACCTATGGATCACGTCTTTTTAGTCTCATTGATCAGCCCATTAACCCCGCTACGCAGGCGTTGATTTACCAAGCTGTGGCTGAAGCGCTGGACAAATGGGAGCCGCGCTACACATTAGAAAAAGTGTCTTTGGTTCGGTACGAGCAGGGCGCGTTAACGCTTAATTTACAGGGGCGATATACGCCCACGGGTGAGCGGGTCACGATAGAAAATTTAGAGGTATAGCATGTCACTGGACGCGATTGATTTTACAAAACTGCCCGCGCCCAACGTCGTGCGCGAGCTGGATTTTCAGACCATATTTAACGAAATCAAAGCCGATTTCTTAGCACGAGACGAAGATTACGGCAATTTAGCCGAAAGTGACCCCGCGTGGATTTTGCTCGAAGTCGCGGCGTATCGTGAGTTTTCCATTCGTCAAAACATCAACGACGACGCTCGTGCGGTTATGCTGCCAAGTGCAAAGGGGGCGGATCTCGACAATCTCGCAGCGCTATTCAACATAGCGCGCGCGATCATAAAAGAGGCCGATTTAACGGTTAATCCGCCAGTTGAAGCGGTATTAGAAAGCGACGCGTCACTACTCATACGCACACAACTCGCATTTGAAACGGCCACCGTCGCGGGGCCAATTAACGAATATATCGCTCATGCGCTGAATGCCTCGGGCGAGATTAAAAGTGTTTCTGTCGATGTGCCACGGTTTGATTATGTCGCGGTCCCGCCGTTGGTTGTACCGCACTTACCAGAGAATGCCATCGTATTGGTTCCGACATACGACGCCGGGCTAACTGCGCCGCAACCGGGTGATGTAGCGCTGACGCTAATGGGGCGAACGGGAACGGGTGAAGTAGATCAAGCGCTGTGTGATCAAGTCAAAGATACGCTAGATGACAAAACACCGGTGACCGACACCGTGTTTGTTCGATCCGCACAAATTATCGAATTTGACGTATCCGCAACGCTGTATTGCTACGCAGATTTGGGTGCAGAAGAAGCCATCGCCAATGCTACGGCAGCCCTGAATGCATATGTGTCAGCGTCACATCGTTTGGGCTATGACATAACGTTATCTGGCATTTATGCTGCCTTGCATCAAGGGGGCGTACAGCGTGTTGAGCTTCACGCGCCCACAGAAAACATCATCGTCGGTAAGCGCGAAGCGGCCTACTGTACCAACATAAACCTTGATTATGGAGGGGTGGCTGAATGAGTTCATTACTACCCCCCAACAGCACGCAGTTCGAACGTGATTTAGAGCAATCTATGTCACGTATCAGTGATGTGCTGGTGCCGATCGGAACGCTTTGGAACCCGCAAACCTGCCCCGAAACGCACTTGCCTTGGCTTGCTTGGGCACTGAGTGTCGAAGGTTGGCACGACGAACTCACAGAGCAAGAAAAACGCGACATGATAGCGCAAAGCGCGGATTACCATCGTCGAAAAGGCACAAAGGGCGCAATTCTCGAAATTGCCCGATGGATTCTTGATGTCGCGGATCTCGATCAGCATCGCGAATTTCAAGCGCCACCGCATTCATTTCGTCTGCGAGTACAAGACACGGGCAGCATCAAGAGCAAAGCGCACTTTGACCGACTTGTAAGAATGGTCAACAGTGCCAAAGCCGCCCGTTCAAACTTTTTCTCACTGCATGTCCAAAAAAAGGGTGTGCAAACCCCATTTTTTGGCACAGCAGTACACGCGCTGACAGAGACGCAAGTTCAGCATCAAATACGCGCGATCGTAGAACCCCAACCACTTTATATATCAACAGCTGTGCATTACAGCGCGAGTTACTCTATTGGAGCAATGTTAGATGGCTGACTTTCCCGGATTACAAATGACAGCAGCAGGGCGAGACCTGCAAGCAAAAGCACAAACGGGCGTAAAGCTAGATTTTACACGTGCAGCCATCGGCGATGGTGCGATGCCGGATGATTTCGATCCGCTGACAGCATTGGTCGCAGAGAAAAAATCTCTCGGCTTGGCAGGATTTGAGCTTTTGGGTGACGGGACATCAAAACTAGAGGTTTTGCTCACCAACAAAGATGTCGCAGAAGGCTTCTTTATCCGTGAAATTGGCGTGTTTGCTAACGACCCTGATACTGACACTGAAATACTGTACAGCTACTCAAATGTAGATCGATACACGGATTATCTACCCGCGTTTGGCGGTGCGACCATCGTCGAAATGACGTTTGATCTTTATACCGTAGTGGGCAACGCATCAAACGTAACTGCAACGATTAATAACTATCTCGTTCACGCGACAAAATCTGATGTCGATGAATTACGCCCTTATGTGCTGCCAACAGGCGGCACCGTGGGAATGCAGCTTCGCCGCGCGAGCAACACAGATGGCGACAATGAATGGTACGACCCAACTGAGGGTGTGCAACTACGTATACATTCTGTCTCGGAAGAGCGCACAGCTGTTGAAGGCCAAACAGCTTTTGCATTATCTAAAACGCTAACGAATGGCTTAGCGGTTTACGTCAACGGCTTGCGTCTTCCCAATAGTGATTGGTCAGCCGTCGGCGGGTCGCAAGTTGTACTTGATAATGCGTTAACCGATGGTGATAAAGTCCAATTCATCAATAACGAAGAAGTTGGGACGGCGTCACTAGCGCGTGTTTCGCTTGATGGCCCCGATCTTGTGTATCAGGGCTCGTCTAATCACTATACGATCACAGATTACGATCGCTTTTCTAATTATGTTGTTACTACCAATGTGGGTACAGCAACACGAGTAAACGGCGTGATTACACTCGATGTTCCTGCTGATGCTGCAGTAAATGACGGCATTGTTCTGACTGTGCAGCGCAACGATGGCGCGATGTCATTTAGCATCGCGCTGGGTGAGCAGACGATCGCTCAACCACAAATTACCTCGCCAGAGCACAACGCGACAGACATCAGCGATACACCAACGTTTACCGCGTCTGCATTTCAGACGTATCCGGCGAACGCGGATACGCAAATAACTGCAACATGGCGCCTCGCGACAGATGGCGCGATGACAAACGTGATTTGGGAATCAGTAGATGATGCGGTGAATTTGACCGCGATCACGCTGCCACGTGAAGTACTGGAAGAGTCGACAACATACTATGTCGATGTATTTTATAGCGGGACGGCAATCGGTAGCAGCGCGCATTCAGAGGTGATTTCGTTTGTCACAAAGAGTCGATTTATGGAGATTCTTCGACCCTCTATAACAGCGCCAAATCATAATGCTTTAGATGTTGGAGAGACTCCAACACTTGTTGCATCGGCTTTTGAAACCTACCCAGCGGACTCGGATACTCATGTATCAACAACATGGCGTGTCGCGACAGACGCCGCAATGACTAATGTAATTTGGCAATCATCTAATGACACTGTGAATTTGACGTCTATAACGATTCCTGCCGATGTGCTGCCAGAAGCAACGACTTTTTATGTCGATGTCATGCAAGAAGGTGAAATCCTTGGTGATAGTGAGCCGTCTATTCTTGTCGGGTTTACCACCGCCGATCAATACTTGCCAAGCGTTATCGGCGAGCCATGGGGTGGCGGTTACTACGCAGGCATTATTGATAGCGGTTCATTGCGATACGTTCTAATCGTGGCGCCGAGATCCTCGGGTCATTCGAATCAATCTCTACAATATAAAGTATCGGATACCGAAGATCTTGGTGCGTTATCGCATTGGGATGGTAAATCAAACACGGCAGCCATTAATGACGCATTTCATCCTGCAGCACAGTTTTGCTCAAACCTAAATATTGGTGGCTTCAATGATTGGTATCTTCCTGCTCGCGATGAGTTGGAGCTTTTATATCGAAACTTAAAATCAAATACATTGAATAATAGTTTAGGCTCGCGAGATGGAGGCGATAATCAGGGGGAGAACTCAAACAGTGATCCCTTGGGTATCGCATATACCAGCGTGGAACCTGCGCAATCTGTGGCTTTAGAATTTAAATTTGGTGGATTTGAGTATTTTGCTTCAGGTATGTATTGGTCGAGTACAGAGGGGGGGGCAGGTGTGCATCTGCACTGGTGGCAGTCTTTCCAAAATGGTCAGCAAAGAGTTTTTAATAGGATCTATGAGGCTCATGTCCGAGCCGTCCGCAGAATCCTTATTTAAAAGGTGTCTACATGATTAAACACGTTATTTACACTCAAATAGACTCGAAAACAGGCGTCCCAGCAACTCAATCGCCCATGCGAAATGGCCCAGCCATGCCCGTTGGTATCGACTATGCGTATGCGTTGGAGTCTCAATACCCAACCTCCGAACCCATATTTTACGGTACAACGGATCGTGATGATTTACCGGAT from Marinomonas rhizomae harbors:
- a CDS encoding phage terminase large subunit family protein, which encodes MTKSKILSPQQRAKLSDAIERAFSFFKIKSPLTAVEWADKYFYLSAESSYIKGKWQTRPYQVAILNAMGHADIEEVNWEKSARVGYTKLIVAVIGYFIEHKGRNIALWQPDDGARDSFSKKHIDSMIRDVKPVRAIFPWFNAKHKNNTIASKVFETQNQIYLLGGKAAKNFREISVDVGIYDELSKFDNDVEKEGSPLSLGDKRLEGSVFRKSIRGSTPSEHISDEWPCLIHEAASKADHYMRRYIPCPHCDTHQVLIWGKGGSEGLRFDAEGSVEERAKSVHYVCHSCQERFYYKDYLAADEKGFWASEDGLKTFDGYVFFDEHGEIVQAPRSISFHCWSAYSHDSPWSQIVRDWIRYHGTREGLKTFINTTLGEVWVDEEDGLNYEDLFRRREHYAAEVPFNECIITQAVDTQDDRFEIETVAWIEGEERYSVSYEKLYGDLTQPHIWNQLYKRLTRTFTTPNGSLIDPSIRMIDSGGHYTDQVYQFCKESGSREFVAIKGASQSGKPIVTWPKNRNDHGVYLAMIGTDTAKETLHSRLVQTVEAETAHAAGMFHWPVSDEYPKQYFEQLLNERRKLKYIKGRPEIVWDAGGRRNEPWDLAVYNLAAIRLLQQRRGVDLSQYKNNQRIVEEDDVEDDESNTPTIADIMRRRK
- the gpW gene encoding gpW family protein, which translates into the protein MTPQQKLEEAETALHELSLGKRVAKISRGGKNLEFTAANMSDLRRYINELKQQISGTQRRPMRVSQ
- a CDS encoding phage portal protein produces the protein MTRPAIQFYDHNNRPIASAGGYDGAGDGMAGQTRGWSPSARTADAALLPDLELGNARAEDVVRNNAYGANAVQLHIDNIVGDLFRLSYKPNWKRLGIPEEEARAFAREVEMLWNEIAEDPGCYLDAERKRTFTMMIREGVGTHTRVGEIMRVPIWTDSFDSPIRTAIKTINPQRVSNPDGTMDTPRIKGGVEQNRHGAALAYHLRNASEYGLGSGLGYKWERIPRFTRWGRPKFIHIFEPFGEGQTRGANQFLNVLEQMQMMPKMQKTKLQNAIVSAMYAATVESDLDSKEVFEMLGAGKASTTMTNYLSKQTQYYDEVNLKLGGVNVPHLLPNTHLNMQTSGNVDNGYVELESSLLRTLAAGTNSSYEELSRDFRQSSYSSNRASMLVSWRYYKGRRKIIAARDATMIFRLWFEEMVLSGQLRLPRAKMDLYDALAAWTNCTWIGTGRMAIDGVKEVKEAILRIEAGLSSYEKELANMGEDYQEVFAQQVRETEERRKAGLTPPIWAQVEAFAPQEQPQEA
- a CDS encoding S49 family peptidase, whose amino-acid sequence is MSANLKHIASRALDKPLLLDPGYARTFFSALSNRLGITQMVDANGEVMTGEKMHLEASSFMNSRDRQRPYQVIDGVALVPVSGTLVHKFGHVQPYSGMTGYDGIITRVQAAISDPEVKGILLDMDTPGGEVSGCFDAAQTIRSLAKEGGKPLWAVADDMACSAGMAIASAADHRLITQSAVMGSVGVVMAHQSYASKLKEDGIKVTLIHSGAHKVDGNPYEDLSVEALEAFQTKSDTLRQEFATLVSDHIGLSVDSVLATEAKTYRGQEAIDIGFADQLVNGNEAIAIFADYLNQPKSTTSGVTMATTETNQSAATTPTTPAAQSTTLAAPQMNERDRIKGIMKCEAATGRETLAEHFAYNTNMSVEDAQAALAAAPTAQAPDLTSAQAHADKLDELMSAEGNPTITDDVEESASSDDGVSQLTAAYAYTTAT
- a CDS encoding head decoration protein produces the protein MTEVYQKQNIPTTAGSEPTTFANGQVTSGVTCPKLTPLALRTADSQIVVWEPAGSGGAEKALFLSAMAMDTTAGAAQKEVIKGGYFNEAAINWPDGMTAVQKAAAFAGTPISHSVVR